A single genomic interval of uncultured Desulfobulbus sp. harbors:
- the panC gene encoding pantoate--beta-alanine ligase encodes MDIISNPQEMYAWSRAQAKAVHTVCLVPTMGYFHEGHLSLMRRGAQLCDRVVVSLFVNPTQFGPNEDLEKYPRDFERDMSLVRGEQVAAVFAPTPELMYLPGYQTEIRVKELSTHLCGKSRPVHFAGVATVVTKLFNVVQPDVAVFGEKDFQQLAIIRRMVQDLNIPVKIVGHPIVREPDGLAMSSRNAYLDPANRTAALSLSTGMAKVREMAAGGERSVAALTNMLVTYIHSFRGTAIDYAAFVHADTLENVDSVDEKTVLALAVHIDGKVRLIDNGYVLPQTAE; translated from the coding sequence ATGGACATTATCAGCAATCCGCAGGAGATGTATGCCTGGTCGCGGGCGCAGGCAAAAGCGGTGCACACCGTTTGCTTGGTGCCGACCATGGGCTATTTTCACGAAGGCCATCTCAGCCTGATGCGCAGGGGCGCGCAACTCTGTGACCGGGTGGTGGTGAGCCTCTTTGTCAATCCGACCCAGTTCGGTCCCAATGAGGATCTGGAGAAATATCCGCGGGATTTTGAGCGCGATATGTCGCTGGTGCGTGGCGAACAGGTGGCAGCCGTGTTTGCCCCCACCCCGGAGCTGATGTATTTGCCGGGATACCAGACCGAAATTCGGGTCAAGGAGTTGTCCACCCATCTCTGCGGCAAAAGCAGACCGGTCCATTTTGCCGGTGTGGCCACGGTGGTGACCAAACTCTTCAACGTGGTCCAGCCGGATGTGGCCGTGTTCGGCGAAAAAGATTTTCAGCAGCTGGCCATTATCCGCCGCATGGTGCAGGATCTCAATATCCCGGTCAAGATTGTCGGTCATCCCATTGTTCGCGAACCCGATGGCCTGGCTATGAGTTCACGCAACGCCTATCTTGATCCGGCCAACCGGACTGCGGCACTGAGCCTCTCCACCGGAATGGCCAAGGTGCGCGAGATGGCTGCCGGTGGCGAACGTTCGGTTGCCGCGCTGACGAACATGCTTGTAACCTATATCCACTCCTTCCGCGGTACTGCCATCGACTATGCCGCCTTTGTCCACGCCGATACCCTGGAGAATGTGGACAGCGTCGATGAAAAGACCGTGCTTGCCTTGGCGGTCCATATCGATGGCAAGGTGCGGTTGATCGATAACGGGTACGTACTGCCGCAGACTGCGGAGTAG
- a CDS encoding tetratricopeptide repeat protein, which translates to MSEPTAFDSNNLKMQPLGPPEGLLDQFNLPPKMIAFIRRNQRALWAAFILVVVVSLGVAGFNAYREHREQQAASALDAAILAPTDNAAQLQKVVAEYGSTESGLWARVELAALEEKAGRSEEALAAMERINAGLGISSSLKPLLLSKLAALYENNKQLDKALALYAELATYETFSAEAYRSLGRVNEQLGKKEDAVAMYGKYLDSENGQSRPGQANPVREMVQTRLNQLKK; encoded by the coding sequence ATGAGCGAGCCCACCGCCTTTGATTCCAACAACCTGAAGATGCAACCCCTGGGACCGCCTGAAGGGTTGTTGGACCAGTTTAACCTGCCGCCGAAAATGATCGCCTTCATTCGTCGCAATCAGCGGGCGCTTTGGGCAGCCTTTATCCTGGTGGTGGTGGTCTCCCTGGGCGTGGCCGGGTTCAACGCCTACCGTGAGCATCGGGAACAGCAGGCGGCCTCGGCCCTTGACGCGGCCATTCTCGCTCCCACGGACAATGCCGCCCAGTTGCAGAAGGTTGTGGCCGAGTACGGATCGACCGAGTCTGGGCTGTGGGCCCGGGTGGAGTTGGCTGCCCTGGAAGAGAAGGCAGGGCGGTCGGAAGAGGCGCTCGCGGCAATGGAGCGCATCAATGCCGGTCTTGGCATAAGCTCATCGCTCAAACCGCTGCTGCTCAGTAAACTGGCCGCACTCTACGAGAATAACAAACAGCTGGATAAGGCCCTGGCCCTGTATGCCGAGCTGGCCACCTATGAGACTTTTTCCGCCGAGGCCTATCGGTCTCTGGGGCGGGTCAATGAGCAGTTGGGCAAGAAAGAGGACGCCGTGGCAATGTACGGCAAGTATCTTGATTCGGAAAACGGACAGTCCCGTCCGGGACAGGCCAATCCGGTTCGAGAGATGGTGCAAACCAGACTGAACCAATTGAAAAAATAA
- the xseA gene encoding exodeoxyribonuclease VII large subunit — protein sequence MDERRIFTVTELNSAIRALLESRYPFISVAGEISNLHRPFSGHAYFTLKDSGAQIKAVLFKPQQRYLAKPIKDGDQVVCRGRISVYEPRGDYQLIVDTVEYQGAGALQQAFDQLKRRLAAEGLFDEHRKRPLPQFPEHIALITSPKGAAVHDFLRIAIRRWPALRISVYPVSVQGESAAREMIDALETVNKRLEPDIIVLCRGGGSIEDLWCFNDEQLARALRSSRIPVVSAVGHEIDFTIADFAADLRAPTPSAAAELVTPENRVIKHTLFQCHNRLVRGLEHHLASANQRLRLCNQRMESMVHPLDRLMLRLDHLATRLHNGLRHRLFQDGHRIEAARLKLDSYSPVHRLQLAEQRLAAVQGRLVQAMRQGLQERGDRFARTASILHAVSPLATLARGYAIIRTRGERPHVLRQASQVRAGEKIEAMLHHGRLFCRVEEVCETGEEKGD from the coding sequence GTGGATGAGCGGCGAATTTTCACTGTCACCGAACTCAACAGCGCCATCCGCGCCCTGCTTGAATCCCGCTATCCGTTCATCAGCGTTGCCGGGGAAATATCCAACCTGCACCGTCCCTTCTCCGGCCATGCCTATTTTACCTTGAAGGACAGCGGCGCCCAAATCAAGGCCGTGCTGTTCAAGCCGCAGCAGCGCTACCTGGCCAAACCGATCAAGGACGGTGATCAGGTGGTCTGCCGGGGGAGAATTTCCGTCTACGAGCCGCGAGGCGATTACCAGCTGATCGTCGATACGGTGGAATACCAGGGAGCGGGGGCCCTGCAGCAGGCCTTTGATCAACTCAAACGGCGACTGGCCGCCGAAGGCCTCTTCGACGAACACCGCAAACGCCCCTTGCCGCAGTTTCCCGAGCATATCGCGCTGATCACCTCGCCCAAGGGGGCTGCGGTCCACGATTTCCTCCGCATCGCCATCAGGCGCTGGCCCGCACTGCGGATTTCGGTGTATCCGGTCTCGGTGCAGGGAGAGTCGGCGGCACGGGAAATGATCGATGCGCTGGAGACGGTCAATAAGCGACTCGAGCCGGATATCATCGTCCTCTGCCGTGGCGGTGGCTCCATTGAAGATCTGTGGTGCTTCAACGATGAGCAGCTTGCCCGCGCTCTCCGCAGCTCAAGGATCCCCGTAGTCAGCGCCGTCGGCCATGAAATCGACTTCACCATTGCCGATTTCGCCGCCGACCTGCGTGCGCCTACCCCCAGTGCGGCTGCCGAGCTGGTCACGCCGGAAAATCGGGTGATCAAGCATACGCTTTTTCAGTGCCACAACCGCCTGGTGCGGGGCCTGGAACATCATCTCGCCTCGGCCAACCAACGCCTGCGCCTCTGCAACCAGCGGATGGAGTCCATGGTGCACCCCCTTGATCGACTCATGCTCAGGCTTGATCACCTCGCCACACGCCTGCACAACGGCCTGCGCCACAGACTGTTTCAAGACGGGCACCGCATTGAGGCGGCACGACTCAAACTCGACAGCTACAGCCCGGTTCATCGGCTGCAACTGGCCGAACAGCGACTTGCAGCCGTTCAAGGTCGACTCGTCCAAGCCATGCGCCAGGGGCTCCAGGAACGGGGGGACCGTTTTGCCCGGACTGCCTCCATTCTCCACGCGGTCAGCCCCCTGGCCACCCTGGCCCGCGGCTATGCCATCATCCGCACCCGCGGCGAACGGCCGCATGTGCTCAGGCAGGCATCACAGGTACGAGCAGGGGAGAAAATCGAGGCAATGCTCCACCACGGCAGGCTGTTCTGCCGGGTGGAAGAGGTGTGTGAAACAGGCGAAGAGAAGGGGGATTAA
- the cobT gene encoding nicotinate-nucleotide--dimethylbenzimidazole phosphoribosyltransferase, producing MKLSIKPAEGVSFLETTFRSIYPQDYDYRQQSEARLKQLTMPLWAMGDLMDLAVDLAGMTRSMQPQVTRKKVVVMVGDHGVAAEGVSQYPAEVTSQMVRNFVHGGAAVNVLARRAGADVCVVDVGSQDDFTDLVQSGKIMAKKIGRGTANMVYGPAMTRTHAVMAVEAGIEVANGLVEEVDVFATGEMGIGNTTPSTAIAAVFTGKKVAELTGRGTGIDDARLQHKIAVIEKALTRNNPNAKDGLDVLAKVGGFEIGAIAGLILGAAAKRKPVIVDGFISTAGAMIACSLEPFVRDYIICAHRSTEPGHVALLEKLQQRPLLDLNLRLGEGTGAVLAMGLVDAAVALLTEMATFAEAGVFRA from the coding sequence ATGAAGTTAAGCATAAAGCCCGCCGAGGGCGTCAGTTTTCTTGAAACGACCTTCCGTTCCATCTATCCGCAGGATTACGATTACCGCCAACAGTCCGAGGCCCGGCTCAAGCAGTTGACCATGCCCCTGTGGGCCATGGGAGACCTGATGGATCTGGCTGTTGATCTCGCCGGCATGACCAGGTCGATGCAGCCGCAGGTCACCCGGAAAAAGGTGGTGGTGATGGTTGGCGATCACGGAGTTGCCGCTGAGGGCGTGTCGCAGTATCCGGCCGAGGTGACCAGCCAGATGGTGCGCAACTTCGTTCATGGCGGTGCGGCCGTCAATGTCCTTGCCCGCAGGGCCGGAGCCGATGTCTGTGTGGTTGATGTCGGTTCACAGGACGACTTCACCGATCTGGTCCAATCCGGCAAGATTATGGCCAAAAAAATCGGTCGCGGTACGGCCAACATGGTCTATGGCCCTGCCATGACCCGCACCCATGCGGTGATGGCGGTGGAGGCCGGGATCGAGGTGGCCAATGGGCTTGTGGAAGAGGTGGATGTCTTTGCCACCGGCGAGATGGGCATCGGCAACACCACGCCCAGTACGGCCATTGCCGCGGTTTTCACCGGGAAAAAGGTGGCTGAGCTCACCGGTCGCGGTACCGGTATCGATGATGCGCGCCTGCAGCACAAGATTGCCGTTATCGAAAAGGCCCTGACCCGCAACAATCCCAATGCCAAGGACGGCCTCGATGTTTTGGCCAAGGTCGGCGGATTTGAAATCGGTGCCATTGCTGGCCTGATTCTCGGTGCGGCTGCCAAGCGCAAGCCGGTGATTGTCGACGGTTTTATCTCCACCGCCGGCGCCATGATTGCCTGCAGCCTCGAGCCCTTTGTGCGCGATTATATCATCTGCGCCCATCGTAGTACCGAGCCCGGCCATGTTGCCCTGCTTGAAAAGCTGCAGCAGCGACCGCTGTTGGATCTCAATTTACGGCTGGGGGAGGGCACCGGAGCTGTTTTGGCAATGGGACTGGTGGATGCGGCGGTGGCACTGCTCACGGAAATGGCGACCTTTGCCGAGGCGGGCGTTTTCCGAGCCTAG